The nucleotide window AGATAAACCTGTCGCACGATGTCCACTCCATGGTCGTTGATGCGCCTTACATCGCCCGGAAGGCCAAGCCAGGCCAGTTCGTTATTCTCCGGGTCGGAAAGCTTGGAGAAAGGATCCCGCTGACCATCGCTGACAGCGACAGGGATGCCGGAACCATCACCCTCGTTTTCCAGGAAGTGGGCAAGAGCACCATGGTCATGGGCGGTCTTTCCAAGGGAGATCAGATCGACGATCTCGTGGGTCCGTTGGGCATCCCCACTCACCTGGACAAACTCGGCCTCGTCGTCTGCGTTGGAGGAGGGATCGGCATCGCGCCCATCCACCCCATCGCGCGCGGGTTCAGGGATGCCGGCAGCAAGGTGGTCTCCATTCTCGGAGCCCGATCCAGGGATCTCCTCATCATGGAGGAGGATCTGAAGGCGGCCAGCACCGAGGTCAGGGTCTGCACCGACGACGGAAGTTATGGCCAGAAGGGTTTCGTGACCAACGTGCTGGAGGAGATGATCAAGAACGGTCAGCCCATCGACATGGTCATCGCCATCGGCCCCGTTCCCAT belongs to bacterium and includes:
- a CDS encoding sulfide/dihydroorotate dehydrogenase-like FAD/NAD-binding protein, yielding MFTIKEKINLSHDVHSMVVDAPYIARKAKPGQFVILRVGKLGERIPLTIADSDRDAGTITLVFQEVGKSTMVMGGLSKGDQIDDLVGPLGIPTHLDKLGLVVCVGGGIGIAPIHPIARGFRDAGSKVVSILGARSRDLLIMEEDLKAASTEVRVCTDDGSYGQKGFVTNVLEEMIKNGQPIDMVIAIGPVPMMEAVCRLTKPYGVKTMVSLNPIMVDGTGMCGACRVTVGGKIRFVCVDGPDFDGHEVDFGELRLRQRMYLSEERDAIETLTYVSE